In Halanaerobium praevalens DSM 2228, the DNA window AATAACTAAAATAGATAAAGATTCTGCCCAAATAGAACAAGCAGAAAAAATTCTGCAAAGAGCAGGAGTTAATAAAATTTTCAAAATTAGCTCTATCACAAAAGAAGGCTTAGCAGAATTAAAAAAGTATTTAAAAATAAAATGATTTAGGTGAGAAAGGGGAAGACTATGGGAAAGAAAATAGTAATAGCCGATGATGAACCTATTACTATCATGGATATCTCAGAGATTTTGACTGAGGAAGGTTACAATGTGGTAGCTGAAGTCTCAGATGGTTTTGATGCTATTGAAGCTTGTCGTCAGCACAAACCTGATCTTGCTCTACTTGACATTAAAATGCCACTTTTAAGTGGGATTAAGGCAGCTAGGATTATTAAAGAAGAAGAATTAGCTGAAACAATAGTTTTTTTAACTGCCTATAGTAACAAAGATTTTATCAGTCAGGCAAAAGAGGTAGGTATAATGGGTTATTTAGTTAAGCCTGTAGATAAAGCAAGCTTATTACCTGTAATAGAACTTGCCATTGCTAAAGGCGAAGAAATGGTAGATATTAAAGAAAATATTAAAGTTTTAAAAAGTAAATTAGAAAAAAGAAAATTAATCAGCAGAGCTAAAGGGATTTTAATGGATTCTGAAGGCCTCTCGGAAGAAGCAGCTTATAATAAAATTCGGAAATTAAGTATGGATAAAAGATGTTCAATGAAGGAGATAGCTCATGTAATTATTATTAACAATAATTGCCTGGGTAATTAGAATGCTCAGAGAACTTTGTCAAAAAGAGACCAGACTTAGTGAACAGGATATTGAACAGTTAGAAAAATTAGCTGAGCAATTACCGAGAATTGCTAATTTAGTTAAAGCTGATGTTTTTATTGATTGTCCAATTGATGATCCAGATGCTCTTTTAGTTGTGGCTGAAGCAAAACCTCGAGGAGCAAAAGCGATTTCTAATTATCAAGGATCTGTTGTAGGTGAGTTAGCTGTTAGAACTAATGAGCCAGCTGCTCTAAGAACAATGGAAACTGGAGTTGGAACTCGAGATTTAAAAGCTTTAACCCAAGAAAATAAAAAGGTAAAACAAAATGTAGAGCCAATTAAAAATAAGTTAGGTAAAGTAATAGGTGTTCTCATTATGGAGCGCGATATTACAGCTGATATTAAAAAGAATAAGCAGATGGAAATTTTAACTGAAACAACAGAACAACTTTCAGATTTACTTTCATTAGATGAATCTGAAGATGTGATTGCTAATTATATTAATGATGCAATTATTATTTTTAATAGCCAAGGTTATGCTAAATATGCTAATACTGTTGCTAAAAAATTATATTCTGATTTAGGCTATAAAGATCAAATTAAAGGAATGCATTTTAATAATTTAACCCTAGGCCAAAAACAGTTTAGAGAATTAGCAATAGAAGTGAATTCAACCGAAAGTTTTGAAGTTAGTCTTAGTGATATGATTTTAAAAGTAAATTATTCTATGATGTACGGCAAAGATAATGTTGCTGGTTTAGTTATGTTAATTAAGGATATTACTGAAGTTAAGAAAAAAGAGAAAAAGTTAGTTTTAAAATCAGTTGCTCTAGAAGAAATACATCATCGAGTAAAGAATAATCTGCAGATGATAGCTAGCTTGCTGCGTTTGCAAGCACGTCGAGTTGATAATCAAGAAGGGCGACAAGCTCTAATAGTTAGTATTAACAGGATCTTAAGTATTGCAGTTACTCATGATATACTTTCTCAAAATGAAATAAACGAAGTCTATATTAAAAGTATTTTAAATAAAATTATTGAAAACACCGCTGCTTATTTTTTAAATGAGCATAAAAATATTGAGATCAAATTATTAGGAGATAATTTTATTATTGATTCTGAAAAAGCAACTTCGATTGCTTTAGTAGTTAATGAACTTTTACAAAATGCTTTAAAACATGCTTTTGAAGATCAAAAAGATGGTTTGATCAAGGTTAAAATTTATCAAGGTAATAATTATTCTAATATTACAATTAGTGATAATGGTTTAGGTTTTAATATTGAAGAAGTAAAGAAAAATCGTTTAGGTTTTAAAATTGTAAAAACAATTGTTAATGATAAATTAGGTGGACATTTAGATTTAGAATCAAGTCAACAGGGAACAAAAATTGTTTTTGATTTTAAAAATGAAATTTAATTTAAAAATTATACAAATAAATAATTACAAAACACAATGGGGTGTTTTGCAAAGGCAATGGGGCCAGTTTAGGGATAACTATGTTTAGATGTTATCCTAAGCTGGCCTATTTTTTATAAAAAAGTTAAAACTCTAGTTAAACTTGGAGGTGAGAACTTGGATAAAATTTTAAGTGTTGGCATTGATATTGGTACCTCAACAACTCAAGTTATATTTAGTGAAATAACTTTAGAAAATATGGCTTCAGGCTTTACCGTCCCTAGAATTAATATTATTGATAAAGAAGTTATTTATAAAAGCAATATTTATTTTACTCCCTTAATTTCTCAAACTGAAATTAATGGTGAAAAGATAAAAGAAATTGTAGAAAAAGAATTTAAAGAGGCCGGAATTGATAAAGAAAAAGTTAGTACTGGAGCTGTCATTATAACTGGTGAAACAGCCCGCAAAAAAAATGCTAGCTTAATTTCTGCACAACTCAGTGATTTAGCTGGAGATTTTGTGGTAGCAACTGCTGGTCCAGATTTAGAATCTATTATTGCTGGTAAAGGAGCAGGAGCAGCCCAGTTATCAAAAAAAGAAAATAGAATAGTTATTAATTTTGATATAGGAGGTGGTACTACAAACATATCCGTTTTTGATTCAGGTGAGATTATTGATACAGCTTGTTTAGATATTGGTGGTCGTTTAATTAAATTTGATCAAGATAATCAAATAATTTATGTAGCCGAAAAAATCAAAAAGTTAGCTGCTGAAATTGGGATTGAAATTAAAGAAAATACTCAATTAAAACAGTCTGATCTGAAAAAGATAACTGAAAAAATGGCAGCAATCTTAGTCGAAACAGTTGCTGCAAAAGAAAAAAGTGATCTTTATCAGTACTTAATAACTAATCACGGTTTAAGCCAGAAAATTGAGCCAGATTACATCTCATTTTCTGGAGGAGTAGCTGATTATATAGGCCAAGAAATTGAGCCAGGAGAAAACATTTTTGCTTTCAACGATATTGGTATACTTTTGGCCCAACAAATAACTCAATCTCCACTTTACCAAGATTATAAAATAGTAAAAGCAGCTGAAACAATTAGGGCAACAGTAGTTGGAGCAGGTAGTCATACCACTGATATTAGTGGTAGTACTATTACTTATAATGGAGATGTTTTCCCTCTGAAAAATGTTCCTATTATTAAAATTACAGCTAAAGAAGAAAAAGCTGACTCAGCTGAATTAATCGAGATTATTAAGAAAAAGCTGGATTGGTTTGATTTAGAATCAGAACTACAGCCAGTTGCTCTAGCTTTAAAAGGAAAAAGCAATTTTTCTTTTAAAGAAATTACCGAATTAGCCAAAATTATAGTTAGTGGAATGGATACTATTATTTCAAATCAACTTCCCTTAATCATTATTTTAGAAAATGATGCTGCTAAAGTTTTAGGGCAGACAATTAACCGTCTTTTAGAAAAGAAAGAAAATATTATTTCTTTAGATGGGATTAAAGTAAATAATGGTGATTATATTGATATTGGTAAACCTTTGGCTAAAGGAAAAGTAGTGCCAGTAATAATTAAGACTTTAATTTTTGGCAAATAATAAAATGAGGAGTGTTTAAGAAGATGAAATTAAAATGCAAATTATTTGGCGATGTCTATCAGTTTGATAGTGTAAAGGAGGTGCTGGGTAAAGCAAACGAAATTAAATCTGGAGATCAATTAGCAGGTGTAGCAGCGGAATCTGTAACAGAAAGAATTGCAGCTAAAACTGTACTTGCAAACCTAAGTCTTTCAGATCTTCGTAATAACCCAGTTGTTCCTTATGAAGAAGATGAAGTAACTAGAATTATCCAGGATGATGTTAATGAAAGAATTTATGGTGAAATCAAAAACTGGACTGTTTCTGAATTAAGAGAATGGATTTTAAGTGATGAGGTTAATGGTAGTGATATTAGAAGAATCAGTCGTGGTTTAACAAGTGAGATGGTAGCAGCAGTAACAAAATTAATGTCTGACCTTGACTTAATTTATGGTGCTAAGAAGATAGTAGTTACAGCTCATTGTAATACTACTATTGGTAAACCAGGAACTTTATCTTTTAGATTACAGCCTAATCACCCAACAGATAATATTGATGGAATTATTCCTTCAATGATGGAAGGTTTTTCTTATGGTGCAGGAGATGCAGTTTTAGGTTTAAACCCTGTTGATGATAGTCAAAGTAGTGTTACTACTATTTTAAATAAATTTGATGAGTTTAAAAGAGAGTGGGAAATCCCAACTCAAATATCTGTTTTAGCACATATGACAACTCAGATGAAGGCAATTAAAGCTGGAGCACCAGCTGATTTGATTTTCCAAAGTATTGCTGGTTCTGAAAAAGGAAATGAAGCTTTTGGTGTAACTGCAGATTTAATTGAAGAAGCAAGACAGCTTGCTTTAAAAGAAGGTACTGCAACTGGTCCTAATGTAATGTATTTTGAAACAGGTCAGGGAGCAGAGCTTTCTTCAGATGCTCACTTTGGAGCAGACCAGTTAACTATGGAAGCTAGATGTTATGGTCTTGCTAAAAGATTTGATCCATTTATTGTTAACACAGTAGTAGGATTTATTGGACCAGAATATTTATATGATGGTAAGCAAATGGTTAGAGCTGGTTTAGAAGATCACTTTATGGGTAAATTAAGTGGTATTTCAATGGGTGTAGATGTTTGCTATACAAACCACATGAAAGCAGACCAAAATGATTTAGAAAGATTAGGTGTACTCTTAGCAAATGCTGGTTGTAACTATTTAATTGGAGTACCTGTTGGTGACGATATTATGCTTAATTATCAGTCTGCTGGTTACCATGAAGCACAAGCAATTAGAGAAACTGTTGGCTTAAGACCTATCCCTGAGTTTGAAGCTTGGTTAGAAAAGATGGGAATTATGAAAAATGGTAAATTAACAGATAAAGCTGGCGATGCTTCTATATTTTTGAAAAATGGAGAGGTGAAGTAAATGATATCTGAAAGAGATTTAAGAGATATTGTTAAAGAAGTTTTAAAAGAAGTTGGAGCAGATAATCCTAAGACAGTTGAAAAGGTAGAAAATGAAGTACAATCAGCAGTTTCAGGTACAAGTACTGAAGTAGAAAGTGGAGTTATTGCTGATATTACTGAAGTAGATTTAAAGAAGGAACTTTTAGTACCAAACCCTGCAGATGAAAAAGCAATTTTAAATCTAAAAGCTAATACTTCTGCTAGACTTGGTGTTTGGAGAACCGGACCTCGTTACAAAACTCAGACATTATTAAGATTTAGATCTGACCATGCAGCTGCAATGGATGCAGTATTTACTGATGTTTCAGATGAAATCATCGAAGAAATGGACTTATTTAGAGTTCAGACTAAGTGTCAGGATAAAGATGAGTTTTTAACTAGACCTGATTTAGGTCGTCAATTTGATGAAGAAAACTTAGCTAAGATTAAAGAAAATTGTAAAGACAAGCCTAAAGTACAAATTTATGTAGCGGATGGTTTAAGTTCTACAGCAATTGAAGCTAATTTAAGAGATGTTTTCCCAGCAATTAAGCAGGGTCTAGAAGGTTATAACTTAGAAATTGGAACTCCTTTCTTTGTTAAATACGGTAGAGTAGCAACTATGGATGCAATTTCAGAATGCTTAGATGCTGATGTAAGTTGTGTTCTTATTGGTGAGCGCCCTGGTTTAGCAACTGCCGAAAGTATGAGCTGTTATATGGCTTATGATGCAAAAGTAGGTATGCCAGAAGCAAATAGAACAGTTATTTCTAATATTCACTCTGGTGGTACACCAGCAGTTGAAGCAGGAGCACATATTGCAGATGTTATTAAAGCTATGTTAGATCAAAAGGCAAGTGGACTTGATTTAGATATTTAATTAAAGGAGGAAAATTAGTTATGAGAAATGATCCCTTATATGGAGAAGTTTTAAGTGTTAAATTAATTCCTAATGTTAGTCCTGATTTGAAAAAAGAATTAAAATTAAATGATGATCAGCGCAGTGTAGGTATGATTACCTGTGATATTGATGATGTTGGTTATACAGCTATTGATGAAGCAACTAAAAAAGCAATGGTGGATGTTGTTTATGCTACCTCATTTTATGGTGGAGCAGATAATGCAAGCCAAAAATTAGCAGGTGAGTTTATCGGAATTATTGCTGGTCCTAGCCCTGCTGAAGTAAAAAGTGGTTTAAACGCAGCTGTTCAGTTTATTGAAAATGATGCTTGCTTCTATAGTGCAAATGAAGATGGAAGTATCTGCTATTATAATCACTGCGTTTCTAGAACTGGTACTTATTTATCAGAAACTGCTGGAATTCCAGAAGGCCAGGCACTTGCTTATTTAATTGCACCACCGATTGAATCGATTTATGCTTTAGATGCTGCTTTAAAAGCAGCTAATGTTGAAATGGTAACTTTCTTTGGTCCCCCATCTGAAACAAACTTTGGTGGAGGTTTACTAACTGGAAGTCAGTCAGCCTGTAAAGCAGCCTGTGATGCATTTGCTGCAGCAGTAAAATCTGTTGCTGATAATCCAGTAAGTTACTAATTATAAGGAGAGGTTAAAATGAGCAATACTGCACTTGGACTAATAGAAACATATGGTTACACTGCTTCAGTAGAGGCTGCAGATGTCTGCTTAAAAGCTGCTAATGTTAGCCTTTCAGCCTGCAAAAAAGTTAGAGGTGGATTGGTTACAATTGAAATAATAGGAGATGTTGGTGCTGTTAAAGCAGCAATTGATGCTGCAGAAGCAGCAGTTCCCAGAGTTGGAAAATTAATTTCAACTCATGTAATTCCACGTCCAGCAGCAGAGCTCGATTCTATTTTAGGAGATAATAGTTTTAACTCGAAAACTGGCTCTGAGACTGAAAAAGAAGCACAAAAAGTAGAAAAGTCAGATCAAGCTGAAGTTGAAGCTGAAAATGAAGTTAAAACTGACAAAAAATCAGAAGCAAAGACTAAAGCTGAGACTAAAACTGATGCTCAGCCAGATTCTAGTTTAGAATCTAAGCAGAATAAAAAAGAAAAATCAAAGCCAAAAAAAGAAAAATCTGAGTCAAAAAAACAGCTAACTAAAAAAGAATTAAAAGAGCATAAGGTAGTTGAGCTGCGTTCTTTGGCTAGAGAAATAAAAAATATTAAACTAACTAATAAAGAAATTAAATATGCCCGTAAAAAAGAACTAATCAAAGCAATTTTAGATGCAAAAAGTAAAAGGAGTGATACTTAGTGTTAGAAGATAGAGATTTAAAATCAATTCAAATGGCAAGGAATTTGGTGCAAAAAGCAAAAAAGGCACAAAAAGAATTAGCAGAATATAGTCAAGAACAAATAGATAATTTAGTATCTGAGTTAGCAAAGGCAGCAGCAGCAGAAGCTCAGCCTTTAGCTGAGTTAGCAGTTAAAGATACTGGAATGGGTATAGTAGAAGATAAAGTAGAAAAAAATCTACTAGCTAGTACTGGTCTCTGGGATTATATTAAGGATATGAAAACAGTAGGTGTTGTTAGAGAAGATAGAGAAAAGAAAATTACTGAAGTAGCAAGCCCAATGGGAGTAATTGCAGCTTTAGTTCCTTCTACTAATCCAACTTCAACAACTATCTATAAATCATTAATTTCCTTAAAAGCAGCTAATGCAATTATCTTTAGTCCTCATCCTTCTGCTCAAGAGTGTATTCAAAAAGCAGTAGATGTACTAAATAAAAAATTAGCAGAATTAGGTGCTCCAGAAGGACTAATTGGTTGCATGGATATAGTTAGTCTTGAAGGAACAAGCG includes these proteins:
- the eutA gene encoding ethanolamine ammonia-lyase reactivating factor EutA, which encodes MDKILSVGIDIGTSTTQVIFSEITLENMASGFTVPRINIIDKEVIYKSNIYFTPLISQTEINGEKIKEIVEKEFKEAGIDKEKVSTGAVIITGETARKKNASLISAQLSDLAGDFVVATAGPDLESIIAGKGAGAAQLSKKENRIVINFDIGGGTTNISVFDSGEIIDTACLDIGGRLIKFDQDNQIIYVAEKIKKLAAEIGIEIKENTQLKQSDLKKITEKMAAILVETVAAKEKSDLYQYLITNHGLSQKIEPDYISFSGGVADYIGQEIEPGENIFAFNDIGILLAQQITQSPLYQDYKIVKAAETIRATVVGAGSHTTDISGSTITYNGDVFPLKNVPIIKITAKEEKADSAELIEIIKKKLDWFDLESELQPVALALKGKSNFSFKEITELAKIIVSGMDTIISNQLPLIIILENDAAKVLGQTINRLLEKKENIISLDGIKVNNGDYIDIGKPLAKGKVVPVIIKTLIFGK
- the eutC gene encoding ethanolamine ammonia-lyase subunit EutC, producing MSERDLRDIVKEVLKEVGADNPKTVEKVENEVQSAVSGTSTEVESGVIADITEVDLKKELLVPNPADEKAILNLKANTSARLGVWRTGPRYKTQTLLRFRSDHAAAMDAVFTDVSDEIIEEMDLFRVQTKCQDKDEFLTRPDLGRQFDEENLAKIKENCKDKPKVQIYVADGLSSTAIEANLRDVFPAIKQGLEGYNLEIGTPFFVKYGRVATMDAISECLDADVSCVLIGERPGLATAESMSCYMAYDAKVGMPEANRTVISNIHSGGTPAVEAGAHIADVIKAMLDQKASGLDLDI
- a CDS encoding ethanolamine ammonia-lyase subunit EutB; translated protein: MKLKCKLFGDVYQFDSVKEVLGKANEIKSGDQLAGVAAESVTERIAAKTVLANLSLSDLRNNPVVPYEEDEVTRIIQDDVNERIYGEIKNWTVSELREWILSDEVNGSDIRRISRGLTSEMVAAVTKLMSDLDLIYGAKKIVVTAHCNTTIGKPGTLSFRLQPNHPTDNIDGIIPSMMEGFSYGAGDAVLGLNPVDDSQSSVTTILNKFDEFKREWEIPTQISVLAHMTTQMKAIKAGAPADLIFQSIAGSEKGNEAFGVTADLIEEARQLALKEGTATGPNVMYFETGQGAELSSDAHFGADQLTMEARCYGLAKRFDPFIVNTVVGFIGPEYLYDGKQMVRAGLEDHFMGKLSGISMGVDVCYTNHMKADQNDLERLGVLLANAGCNYLIGVPVGDDIMLNYQSAGYHEAQAIRETVGLRPIPEFEAWLEKMGIMKNGKLTDKAGDASIFLKNGEVK
- a CDS encoding sensor histidine kinase: MLRELCQKETRLSEQDIEQLEKLAEQLPRIANLVKADVFIDCPIDDPDALLVVAEAKPRGAKAISNYQGSVVGELAVRTNEPAALRTMETGVGTRDLKALTQENKKVKQNVEPIKNKLGKVIGVLIMERDITADIKKNKQMEILTETTEQLSDLLSLDESEDVIANYINDAIIIFNSQGYAKYANTVAKKLYSDLGYKDQIKGMHFNNLTLGQKQFRELAIEVNSTESFEVSLSDMILKVNYSMMYGKDNVAGLVMLIKDITEVKKKEKKLVLKSVALEEIHHRVKNNLQMIASLLRLQARRVDNQEGRQALIVSINRILSIAVTHDILSQNEINEVYIKSILNKIIENTAAYFLNEHKNIEIKLLGDNFIIDSEKATSIALVVNELLQNALKHAFEDQKDGLIKVKIYQGNNYSNITISDNGLGFNIEEVKKNRLGFKIVKTIVNDKLGGHLDLESSQQGTKIVFDFKNEI
- a CDS encoding ANTAR domain-containing response regulator, which codes for MGKKIVIADDEPITIMDISEILTEEGYNVVAEVSDGFDAIEACRQHKPDLALLDIKMPLLSGIKAARIIKEEELAETIVFLTAYSNKDFISQAKEVGIMGYLVKPVDKASLLPVIELAIAKGEEMVDIKENIKVLKSKLEKRKLISRAKGILMDSEGLSEEAAYNKIRKLSMDKRCSMKEIAHVIIINNNCLGN
- the eutL gene encoding ethanolamine utilization microcompartment protein EutL, whose protein sequence is MRNDPLYGEVLSVKLIPNVSPDLKKELKLNDDQRSVGMITCDIDDVGYTAIDEATKKAMVDVVYATSFYGGADNASQKLAGEFIGIIAGPSPAEVKSGLNAAVQFIENDACFYSANEDGSICYYNHCVSRTGTYLSETAGIPEGQALAYLIAPPIESIYALDAALKAANVEMVTFFGPPSETNFGGGLLTGSQSACKAACDAFAAAVKSVADNPVSY
- a CDS encoding BMC domain-containing protein; the encoded protein is MSNTALGLIETYGYTASVEAADVCLKAANVSLSACKKVRGGLVTIEIIGDVGAVKAAIDAAEAAVPRVGKLISTHVIPRPAAELDSILGDNSFNSKTGSETEKEAQKVEKSDQAEVEAENEVKTDKKSEAKTKAETKTDAQPDSSLESKQNKKEKSKPKKEKSESKKQLTKKELKEHKVVELRSLAREIKNIKLTNKEIKYARKKELIKAILDAKSKRSDT